A genomic window from Haladaptatus caseinilyticus includes:
- a CDS encoding outer membrane protein assembly factor BamB family protein gives MNSSPSSLSRRGFLTASGTAGIAGAVGSAQTTTTTGTAGNAPEPNWTISRSGVEAYYPVTAADGVVYVIGSSKSNGGDPRTTSVLAIEEATGNELWKKTFLSLQNLVAEAGTVFVVGAPSSSETREDRALIALSPKDGAERWRRPIERYMSRLAFDSETVYATERFNVVAYDIDSGTVRWKNDIESERGYSLDHRDDSVYVGTENGVYAFSAGSGRERWKRSGAEITESSQEGDATLRLHSVTEKAIICQIRGTIVSLNPDGSTHWTKSLDDGGYSAPEVHDGTLYLWNENLVALDVADGNVRWEYESTVRHGQRPIVADGAVFLNTGKRIIAVNTDGSERWTYELPATDNLHFYWGDIVEGVLYTIHYYRLYAFTTEDGTVKWSFEVDEEPTMLSVSEEHVILGTRGSVYGFIRQRPFPAMLVDETTDFLTSSAGFALSGVLLGTGVFAAYRRMNAETESTEVESGTEPELEYGHLERLGSDEFTETYRVRKRGEDGPHVVTRRYLTDPNRTEEFSAAVERWADLSDRRGVVPILDFDDGWVELPHYGGGSLADCERPLEEQIEDLSAANATVHRAHLDGMVHGGLTPESVLFDGDGKTDVSDWELAIALAEYRDTSAYDAPEQVAGSTVDERTDVYRLGAIARFLVTGNTPHVSAEEVPSADFDSSVSREVDAVLSKAMADDPNDRYESVVKFDDMLRWATFRA, from the coding sequence ATGAACTCTTCGCCCTCCTCGCTTTCCAGACGCGGATTCCTGACCGCTTCCGGAACGGCCGGAATAGCCGGTGCAGTCGGAAGTGCACAGACGACTACGACAACCGGAACGGCAGGTAATGCGCCCGAGCCGAATTGGACGATTTCGCGGTCGGGCGTCGAAGCGTACTATCCGGTGACGGCGGCGGACGGAGTGGTGTACGTCATCGGTTCCTCCAAGTCGAACGGCGGCGACCCGCGTACCACCAGCGTCCTCGCAATCGAGGAAGCGACCGGAAACGAGTTGTGGAAGAAGACGTTTCTGTCGCTTCAAAATCTGGTCGCCGAAGCCGGCACGGTTTTCGTGGTCGGTGCACCCAGCAGCAGCGAAACGAGGGAAGACCGAGCGCTCATCGCGCTCAGCCCCAAAGACGGTGCCGAGCGATGGCGACGACCCATTGAAAGGTATATGAGCCGACTGGCGTTCGACAGCGAAACGGTCTACGCCACCGAGCGATTCAACGTCGTCGCATACGACATCGACTCCGGAACGGTTCGCTGGAAGAACGATATCGAAAGCGAACGGGGTTACTCGCTCGACCATCGTGACGACTCCGTATACGTTGGTACGGAGAACGGCGTGTATGCGTTCTCGGCCGGTTCGGGAAGGGAACGATGGAAGCGAAGTGGGGCAGAGATCACGGAGTCCTCCCAGGAAGGAGACGCCACACTCAGGTTACATTCGGTAACCGAGAAGGCGATTATCTGCCAAATCCGTGGAACGATAGTCTCGCTGAATCCCGACGGTTCGACACACTGGACGAAATCGTTGGACGATGGGGGCTATTCGGCGCCGGAGGTACACGACGGTACGTTGTATCTCTGGAACGAGAACCTGGTCGCGCTCGACGTAGCCGACGGAAACGTACGCTGGGAGTACGAGAGTACAGTTAGACACGGTCAACGACCGATCGTGGCCGACGGGGCGGTGTTTTTGAACACCGGAAAACGGATCATCGCGGTGAATACCGACGGTTCCGAACGATGGACGTACGAGCTTCCAGCCACGGATAATTTACACTTTTACTGGGGAGACATCGTGGAGGGAGTCCTTTATACGATACATTACTACCGACTGTACGCTTTCACAACCGAGGATGGAACCGTCAAATGGTCGTTCGAGGTGGACGAGGAGCCAACGATGCTCTCCGTCTCGGAAGAACACGTAATCCTCGGAACCAGAGGATCCGTGTATGGGTTTATCCGCCAGCGACCGTTTCCAGCGATGCTCGTGGACGAGACGACGGATTTTCTCACAAGCAGCGCAGGGTTCGCCCTCTCGGGTGTTCTCCTCGGGACCGGTGTCTTCGCAGCGTACCGTCGAATGAACGCGGAAACGGAATCCACCGAGGTGGAATCAGGGACGGAACCCGAGCTAGAATACGGCCACCTCGAACGCCTCGGGAGCGACGAGTTCACCGAGACGTATCGTGTCAGAAAGCGCGGTGAGGACGGTCCACACGTCGTCACCAGACGGTATCTAACCGACCCGAATCGCACCGAGGAGTTCAGCGCAGCAGTCGAACGCTGGGCCGACCTGAGCGACCGGCGGGGAGTCGTCCCGATTCTCGACTTCGACGACGGTTGGGTCGAACTACCCCACTACGGTGGCGGGTCGCTCGCGGACTGCGAGCGACCCCTCGAAGAACAAATAGAGGATCTCTCCGCCGCAAACGCGACGGTTCACCGAGCACATCTAGACGGGATGGTTCACGGCGGCCTCACGCCCGAGTCGGTTCTCTTCGACGGGGACGGAAAGACCGACGTGAGCGACTGGGAACTTGCCATCGCTCTCGCGGAGTATCGCGATACCTCGGCGTACGACGCACCGGAACAGGTTGCGGGGAGCACAGTGGACGAACGGACAGACGTGTATCGCCTCGGTGCGATTGCACGGTTCCTCGTGACTGGCAACACGCCCCATGTCAGTGCCGAGGAGGTTCCGTCCGCTGATTTCGACTCGTCGGTCTCCCGTGAGGTGGATGCGGTGCTTTCGAAAGCGATGGCAGACGACCCGAACGACCGCTACGAATCGGTCGTGAAGTTCGATGATATGCTCCGGTGGGCGACGTTTCGCGCTTGA
- a CDS encoding inorganic phosphate transporter gives MVTGLLIIGLFVAVFVGYNIGGSSTGVAFGPAVGSRIIGKVGAAGLFTAFALWGGWTVGRNVIETMSDGIVPASQFTLETSIIVLFFAGFALLISNLFGVPASTSMTAVGAIVGLGLATNTLNESIMFTIVSAWIIAPLAAFWIGMVVGRYIYPHLDARFSFSRIEGGLFRLDRSGMVPLPKLNDGVGKRDLVGAISVLVIACYMGFSAGASNAANAVAPLVGNGAITIEQGILLAIGAVGLGGFTIARRTLDTIGDGITDLPILAALIVSIIGATIITILSRLGIPASLAVSTTSCIIGLGWGRASRAVSLADAAESAMQPEPTPDVDLSTGALIAETSETEVPPGPTIGEVAEGEMPTPRASRDGGETADVPPIGEEDIEELAAETLFDPAATSRIVVLWVLSPTVSAVGSYVLFEFILGTG, from the coding sequence GTGGTCACAGGGTTACTGATAATCGGACTGTTCGTCGCCGTTTTCGTCGGCTACAACATCGGGGGGTCATCGACTGGCGTCGCGTTCGGTCCGGCCGTGGGGAGTCGAATCATCGGAAAAGTCGGGGCGGCAGGCCTCTTCACTGCGTTCGCGCTCTGGGGAGGCTGGACCGTCGGAAGGAACGTCATCGAAACGATGAGCGACGGCATCGTTCCGGCGAGTCAGTTCACGCTCGAAACAAGCATCATCGTGCTCTTTTTTGCGGGGTTTGCACTCCTCATTTCGAACTTGTTCGGCGTGCCAGCGTCCACCTCGATGACAGCGGTCGGGGCGATCGTCGGACTCGGTCTCGCCACCAACACGTTGAACGAGTCGATAATGTTCACCATCGTCTCCGCGTGGATCATCGCACCGCTCGCCGCGTTCTGGATCGGAATGGTCGTTGGCCGCTACATCTACCCGCATCTCGACGCTCGCTTCTCGTTTTCCCGAATCGAGGGAGGACTCTTTCGACTGGACCGCTCCGGAATGGTTCCCCTTCCGAAACTCAACGATGGTGTAGGGAAACGCGACCTCGTCGGTGCGATTTCGGTGCTGGTTATCGCCTGCTACATGGGCTTCAGCGCAGGGGCATCGAACGCGGCGAACGCGGTTGCCCCGCTCGTCGGCAACGGAGCCATCACCATCGAACAGGGGATTCTGCTCGCAATCGGCGCAGTTGGTCTCGGCGGATTCACCATCGCCCGCCGGACGCTCGATACGATCGGCGACGGCATCACCGATTTGCCGATACTGGCGGCGCTCATCGTCTCGATAATTGGTGCGACGATCATCACCATCCTCTCCCGACTCGGAATTCCGGCGAGTCTCGCGGTCAGCACCACCTCGTGTATCATCGGACTCGGATGGGGGCGGGCCAGTCGTGCGGTGTCGCTCGCGGACGCAGCGGAATCCGCGATGCAACCGGAACCGACGCCCGACGTGGACCTTTCGACTGGGGCACTCATCGCCGAGACCAGCGAGACGGAGGTTCCGCCCGGCCCGACCATTGGCGAGGTCGCGGAGGGCGAGATGCCGACCCCACGGGCATCACGAGACGGTGGTGAGACGGCAGACGTTCCGCCGATCGGCGAGGAGGATATCGAGGAACTGGCCGCGGAAACGCTCTTCGACCCGGCCGCGACGAGCCGAATCGTCGTACTGTGGGTCCTCTCCCCGACCGTTTCTGCGGTCGGATCGTACGTCCTCTTCGAGTTTATCCTCGGAACGGGGTGA
- a CDS encoding universal stress protein has translation MGEHVLVPIDGSPASEAALDYALTIPDVEITVLTVVNPFDIDPLSPGYQSPLGKAGMPAYSQEWYQKEWDNAKELHEELRETAGDVPFEGTIKMGQPSKQILKYAKSHDVDHIVIGTHGKEDISTILLGSVAEKVAHRSPMTVTIVR, from the coding sequence ATGGGGGAACACGTTCTCGTTCCGATAGATGGGTCGCCAGCATCGGAGGCGGCGCTCGACTACGCGCTGACGATACCCGACGTGGAAATCACGGTTCTCACGGTCGTCAATCCGTTCGACATCGACCCGCTGTCGCCGGGGTATCAGTCACCACTCGGAAAGGCAGGAATGCCAGCCTACTCACAGGAGTGGTACCAAAAGGAGTGGGATAACGCGAAGGAGCTTCACGAGGAGCTGCGGGAAACGGCGGGTGACGTGCCGTTCGAGGGCACCATCAAGATGGGACAGCCGTCGAAACAGATACTCAAATACGCCAAATCCCACGACGTGGACCACATCGTGATCGGAACCCACGGAAAGGAGGACATCTCGACCATCCTCCTCGGCTCCGTCGCCGAAAAAGTGGCACACCGCTCGCCGATGACGGTGACTATCGTGCGGTAG
- the hisG gene encoding ATP phosphoribosyltransferase, producing MRIAVPNKGRLHDPSMELLEHAGLHVVDGADRKLYANTVDPDVTLLFARAADIPEYVSDGAADIGITGLDQMREANPGNVVDLLDLGYGQCRLVLAAPEDGDIDDVADLAGRTVATEFPNIAKQYFAETSVDPEIVEVSGATELTPHVDMADAIIDITSTGTTLKVNRLGIIDEVLSSSVRLFARDDMADDGKVEQVMMALQSVISAEGKRYLMMNAPEDKLDEIRDVIPGLGGPTVMDIAGNGKVAVHTVVDEREVFETINEVKQLGASGILVTEIERLVD from the coding sequence GGACTGCATGTCGTGGACGGAGCAGACCGAAAGCTGTACGCGAACACGGTTGATCCGGACGTGACGTTGCTCTTCGCCCGCGCGGCAGACATCCCGGAGTACGTGAGCGATGGTGCGGCAGATATTGGAATCACCGGCCTCGACCAGATGCGAGAAGCGAACCCCGGAAACGTGGTCGACTTGCTCGATTTGGGCTACGGCCAGTGCCGTCTGGTTCTCGCCGCACCCGAGGACGGCGATATCGACGATGTCGCCGACCTCGCAGGGAGAACGGTCGCGACCGAGTTTCCGAACATCGCAAAGCAGTATTTCGCCGAAACATCCGTCGATCCCGAAATCGTGGAGGTCAGTGGCGCGACCGAACTCACTCCGCACGTCGATATGGCCGACGCCATCATCGACATCACGAGCACAGGTACGACCTTGAAGGTCAACCGTCTCGGCATCATCGATGAGGTGCTATCGAGTTCGGTTCGTCTGTTCGCCCGCGACGATATGGCCGATGACGGAAAGGTCGAACAGGTCATGATGGCGCTCCAGTCCGTCATCTCCGCCGAGGGCAAACGCTACCTGATGATGAACGCGCCCGAGGACAAACTGGATGAAATTCGGGACGTGATTCCCGGCCTCGGCGGCCCCACCGTGATGGACATCGCCGGCAACGGAAAGGTCGCGGTGCACACCGTCGTCGACGAGCGCGAAGTGTTCGAGACCATCAACGAGGTTAAGCAACTCGGTGCCAGCGGTATTCTCGTCACCGAAATCGAACGACTCGTTGATTGA